TCTGCTGTTGCTCCTATGTCAACTCTACACCGCGAGGGCAACCAGAACGGTAGCGAAGTCCGCATGTACGACTGTGCCCGCTGCGGCCCTCTCGGTTCGCAGCATCGTCTTGAACACCGTCCTCGCGATCAGTCGCTTCAGGCATCGGAGCGCCTCCCGGTAGCTCATCCCCTCGCCCTGCTTGCGCTCCATATAGGCGATCGCCGGCGGGTGCATCCGAGCCTGCGTGACGGCGATCATGTGGACCGCCGAGTTGAGCTTGCGGTTGCCACAGCGATTCAGGCGATGACGACACGACTTGCCCGAGGAGACCGGCAGCGGAGCCACTCCGACGTGCATCGCGAAGGCCGCCTCGCCGCTGAAGCGTGAGAACCCGGCCACCTGACCGACGAGATGAGCGGCGAGGATCGCAGAACAACCGGGGATCGCCAGTAGCTCCGGCGCCAGCCCGCGCATGAGTCCGCGAATCTCGCGTTCCAGGTCGCGGACCTCGACGGTGAGCTCGCGGATCTGACGGAGTTCAGCCAGCGCGATGCGGCGACGGATGCTCTCGGGCAGGGCCTCGAGGATGCCACGGAGCCGGTCCAGCCACACGTAGCGGTCGAGCACACGGGGCGGCATCTCGAGATCGACCTCGAGGTCGTGACAGTGCCAACGAAGACGCTTCTGCATGCGTTTGCGCTCGTCAACGAGGTCGTCGCGGTGATCGACGAGGAGTCGCACGTCGTGCTCGGGGCCGCAAAGGGATGCCTCGGGAAGAGCCGGCTCACGCAGAGCGGCCCTGGCCACGCAGGCCGCGTCGATGGGATCGGACTTGCCGTAGGTGCGAGCCGACGACCTCGCTCCCGCCATCATCTTGGGCGGGACACGGACCACGCGCTCACCGTTCCCGAGCAGGTGGCGCTCGAGTCTGCCCGA
This region of Coriobacteriia bacterium genomic DNA includes:
- a CDS encoding IS110 family transposase, which translates into the protein MIVIGIDPHMKTHTAVAVDCATGASLGTRTVTGDGPGHDRLLAWARGLGQDRYFAIEDCRHVSGRLERHLLGNGERVVRVPPKMMAGARSSARTYGKSDPIDAACVARAALREPALPEASLCGPEHDVRLLVDHRDDLVDERKRMQKRLRWHCHDLEVDLEMPPRVLDRYVWLDRLRGILEALPESIRRRIALAELRQIRELTVEVRDLEREIRGLMRGLAPELLAIPGCSAILAAHLVGQVAGFSRFSGEAAFAMHVGVAPLPVSSGKSCRHRLNRCGNRKLNSAVHMIAVTQARMHPPAIAYMERKQGEGMSYREALRCLKRLIARTVFKTMLRTERAAAGTVVHADFATVLVALAV